Genomic DNA from Rana temporaria chromosome 1, aRanTem1.1, whole genome shotgun sequence:
atgcgcgagtcgcgctgtgcgtcctcactggtccctgctttcttctgggacctgtgtgtctcccagaagacagtgggggaacAGAGTAGGCGCCGGACGTGGCATAGGTCAACGCGATCAccgaggtgatctatgccaggaagtggcagcaaatacctgtattacacagatatctgctccctcctcccctgaaaggtgccacatGTGACACCggtggaagtttcatttttgtgtggaacttcactttaagaaGATGTATTTGAATAGTGTCTCACACCCGCCCCATCAGCAATGATCGAGGACCCTACCCTAAGCTGTCCTTCCTCCACAAGATCCTTTCCTTCTACTTTCCCTAACCATTCACCCTGTGCCAAAGTGAAGTGGACTCCCTTATTTTAAAGGTTCTCTCACCCAAAGTCTCTTGAGAGTTTAGTGTCCAATCAAACACCTCTAAGGGCTCAATTCCCTTATGAGACTTCCCCTCCCATGTAATAACGTCACAGAGCCACCTACAGGCTAACTGCATCTGCCCACATTTTTACCATCTgttttgtctgtgtgtgtgtgtgtgttatctcTAATGGGCACACACACAAGAAGGTCTTATCATTCACCACTCTATCAAAAACGAATAAAATATGACTGGAGTTCCTCTTTATCTCCCATACACTATAAAGAATGTTGGGTATATGTACGACTTAATTCACCCATTAGTAACAGAATAGTATATAACTTCTAGTAAATGGGGAGGAAGAACTTTAATATGAGTGCAATTTCTCAAGATGTAGATGCAGTAACAAAATAACGTGATTGTTTTATGCATTTTTGTTTGGGTCAGGCCCTGACCATTGGAAGGACATTAATCACAACTGTGGAGGGGATCATCAATCACCTATTAATATTGAAAAAGCCAAAGTAAAGAGAGACAGCCACTTGGGTGACATCACCTTTAACGGTTATGATCACGCCCTATCTGCTGAATGGAAGCTTATGAATGATGGACACTCAGGTGAGGTAATTTTACTGGCATACTAGTCTTTTTATTTGCTCCATGGTGAACCATACAGTCTATTTTCAAGATGCAGGTTGCTGCACAAATGCTTTATTAAGACTCTGCTGGTACTTTTGCCATGTCTGTTGTTATGTTTTTATGATATAACTGTACTTTGACATTATGTGCTGCTCTTTGCAGTTCTGCTGAGCCTATCTGGAGATATAAGTATCGGTGGTGCGGGTTTACCCAACACATACAAGGCCTTACAGTTCCAttttcactggggaagcccaaccAAAGATGGATCAGAACATACAGTGGATGGCAAGCAGTTCCCACTTGAGGTAATCGACCTATACTCTACTTTGCAtagtctcaagcctcgtacacacgaccgaagaaCTCGTCCaaggggcgaaacacatcgttttcctcgtcgagttccttgttaggctgtcgaggaactcgacaagccaattttctccattcccgtcaaggaaatagagaacatgctctctttttggcttgtcgagtttctcgacagtttcctcaatgaaaatgtacacacgaccggtttcctctgcaaaaaaatatctcccagcaagtttcttgctggtttttgccgaaaaAAATTCTGGGTTTATTAACCACTGTACTCATTACATATACTGTAAACATTTCATTACACATGCAAATATTCACATTGGAAACAATACAATTGGTTTTCCACTATAGAATGTAAGTTGAGCAGAATAAAGCATAGTCATGAATTAATTTATGCTATCAATGGCATTCACTGGGACAAagtatgttatgttatattttttttaaatcagtgtaGTAGATTGTCATTACATGTCATGATGGATATTTGAAGAATATTAAAATACGGCGGTACACTGAAACATTGTTAAGGTTTTAGATGACTGCACCAGTACAAACAGAGGCACATTTGTATATTGTAAAGTTTTGGAAAAGTTCAGAGGTGCCAAATAACTGTTTATTTGTCTTCAGCTGCATATCGTTCACATGAATGCCAGGTACAGTAGTGTCACCGAAGCTAAGAAAGACCCTCAAGGCTTGGCTGTGCTAGGCATACTGATAATGGTAAGACGCGTTCAGCTATCAtgttccaacattttttttttaacaagtatAAAAATGTTCCCACATTTTTAGGAAATCTGGATAATGTATGCTACTGCTGATTTGTCTTTAGGTGGGAGAAGCAGATAATCCAAGTTATAGTCCCTTAGTGTCCTCTATGAAGAATATATCATTGGAAGGTCAGTGTATATATAACTTTATATATAACTTTTAACCAGTATATTTGTTGAATCGCCATGATGTTACCTGTACTATTATATAAAAACAATTCGGTTGTACTTTCTATCGGGCTTATTCAGTAAAACATAGAGAAGTCTGCAGAGTTTGGTTATCTTCATATAAGTAGGGATTTAATTGGTTTTCCACTACAGAATTCAGTTATTTGACCTCAATGtactggaatctgattggttgctggacTTCTTACTGCTGTAACAGAACATAAATGCCATTGTTCTTTGCATAGGTTTAACAAACAGTCAGTGAGTCAGATGTGGTTGACTTCGATCAGAGGTCATTTTGAAGGGTTTCCATCAGTGACAGCTGgtgctatacttttttttttgggggggggcggcaaataaCCCCCCAGGTCCACCCGCACTCTGCCTCTCCATGGTGACTGTCACCCCCTGCACGCTTACCCCTCCACGGTGACGGTCTCCCCGCACTCGCCCCTCTACGGCATCCTCTGCTTCTTTGACTTCTTCTCCATCCCAACCCGATCGGCCTGCTgtcctgattggcagggaggagaagccggaagacaatagcgaatattaattcactattgtcacaagtgggtggattCAGCGAGCAATGCTTTGCGCGCCCCGAGCCTAAGCCTTTtcctgcgcccctaatggactggCCGCTCCTGGTTTCCATACAGTCTATGATTTAGTTTATTTAAAAGGAGCCATTAACTTTAACACTGGCATTGCCCTAATGTCTCATCATAAACACTTGTGCTAACACAAAGTTTTCATTTCACAGGGGACTATGTACAGATAACACCAACATTTCCCCTGGAAAGCCTCCTCCCAGCTCATGGGAAATTGTCAAGATACTACAGATATCAAGGTTCCCTTACAACTCCTGATTGCTCACAGGCTGTCATTTGGACAGTGTTTGAGGATCCGGTGACCATCAGTGGGACTCAGGTACAACCAGAATGAttgttttcttttgttgtttttttaggccTAACAAACATGGGTTATGGGTTAATAAGGAAAAGCATGTAGTAACCTCTAACAATCAATATCAAAGCCTCTTTACTAGTTCTGTTTTCTTAAGGCTTAGAAAAGTTAACATTGGACTGATTGCTAAAGTCTTGTACACACAATGAAAATATTTGACAAATGAGCACCCGTTTATTTTATGCTAGCCtcatttaaaaaatgaagcaGTTACTAAAGTTACATTAATTCTCGTATGATGGAATAcaactttggaagtgatgtaatgtgttgtattgtattgtaatgtattctttcatttccgagcatgcgtgactTTGCTCTTCAGATTTTTTTCGAATACTGTACTGACTAAAAGAAAATTGTAAGATATGGTATcgtactttttttttgtgttcggCCCTTTAGATAATTTTGGATGAATTGTCGTGGTCGGCTCTTGAAAGCCACGCACTAACGATCCAATTATCGTACAATCGATTTGAAAGGGGTATTTTTCATCTGATTTTCTAATCGTGTGTACTAGACATAAGGTTTAATGGTGCATATCATTATCCATTTTATCTTATTACAAAATCACACATTCGGGgctatttaccaaaggcaaatccactttgcactaaaagtgcacttggaggtgcagtttctgtagatccgagggggacatgcaaggaaaataaaaaaactgcattttaacttgcacatgactggataataaaatcagcagagcttcccctcatttcagatctacctctcagatttacagcgactgcacttccaagtgtacttccagtgcaatttcaagtgcactttgcacttgtagtgcaaagtgtatttgcctttcgtaaataacccttatgccgcgtacacacgatcggtttgtctgatgaaaacggtctgatcgttttcatcagacgaactgatcatgtgtgggccccatcggttttttattcatcggtgaaaaaactaggaacttgttctaaaattatctgatggttaaaaaaacgatagaaaaaaacgatcgtctgtgggcacgtccatcggttaaaaatccatgcatgctcagaatcaagtcgacgcatgctcggaagcattgaacttcatttttctcagcacgtcgttgtgttttacgtcactgcgttctgacacgaacgtttttttaactgatggtgtgtaggcaagactgatgaaagccgtcaagaaactcgacaatccaattttctccatttccgtcaaggaaatagagaacatgctctctttttggctcgtcgagtttctcgacagtttccttgacggaaatgtacacacgaccgatttcatcggcaaaaaaaatttctcccagcaagtatcttgctggtttttgccgagaaactcggtcgtgtgtacgaggcctaatcggTGTTAAAATGACATTTTCCTATTGACTGCTCTTGACTTCAGGGGGTTCCAGAGAGATCAGATTTCTTCATGAGTATTGGTTCCCTTGAACCAAGATTTTCTACGGATAGGACTGCAGTTAGGGAATATTTGCAGTCAGTTGCTGAACCAGTAATGCCATAATCAAGAAAATGGGAGACATCTTTTCTCCTTGCTGCAGGTGCTCATATACTGTACTTGTGTGATAAATCCAAACAACTTTCCAAACAAATCTAGATGATCCTCTTATAGGACTTTAAGCTCATTCAAGCAATGgtgtttatcatttatttttaattcactCACACTGGAGGTTTGGAGTTTCACATGATATTTTTCTattcattttttaatatatagtgCAGGTTAATGTTTTGCATATGATGATAAATTACCTTGACTTTGCAAAGAATTTACAGTTTATTCTCCCAGAGATCAGTGGTCTCTTTTCCCGTTTCATGGTAATTATAGGTCTCAGACACTGTATATTTTAATGTGTTTACAGCATCGAATCCTGACGGACACAGCTCATTTCTCATCTCAGGGAGAGACCCCAGTGAAAATGTGGGAGAATTTCCGACCACCTCAGCCACTTAAGGGACGTCAAGTATTGGCTTCCAAAGATGCCACTGTGAGCTGCTCACCTGGCCTGTGTGCTCCAGTATTAACCTTGTGTATGATTTGCCTGGCAGTCAGGATATTGCTGAATTAGAATAATATGCTATCATCTAAAGAATTTCACAGAGAAGACTTACTGAATTTGTGAACTTGGAAATACAAACAAGCACTGATTGAATCGTTGAATCGCACAATAGAACATGATTAGGCTGGCATGATCACAGATATTATCTCCTTGAAAACCAGCTATCTATGTCTCCGCAATTACTTTATAATTTTCAAAACTGACTGCCACTGAGCCACCGTGAATAAGTGTCTGGTTCCATGAAATAAAACGTGCCATGCTGACCACCATAAACCATGTTGATTTGTAAAGTTAACTATTTAGAACAGTAGGTCCCTATGGAGCTCCTTTGGATCCTAGGTCCAAGCTCTGTATGGATCTTTGACTCACCCCCTCTTCCTAACATTCTGCCATTTGACGCTTCAATGACCaggttttaaagtgtatgtacagcCAAAACCTATTTTAGTTTTAAGATAATGttgaaaagggttaaaaccactatCAAAGTAATTTTTTATTGTCTGAGCCCAGTTGGGGCAATTCACTAAGCCACTGTGAATGAGTGTCTGGTTCTATGAAATAAATCGTGCCATGCTGACCACTCGCACTCGTTTATAAGTCATGTCAATTTGTAAAGTTAACTATTCAGAACAGTAGGtctaatgcattaaagtgaacccAAACTGTCCTCAAACATTTCTGAATTGacagctgtgcagagcctgctgAAACTTGTAGTATTTGCAAGTATCTCTAGTAGAAATTGATCCCTGTGGAGCTCCTTTGGATCCTaggctctatatagatctttgacTCACCCCCTCTTCTTAACATTCTGCCATTTGACATCTCAAAGAAAggtttttaaagtgtatgtaaatccaAAATCTATTTTCGGTTTTGGAAAATGTATAATTTGGAAAGAGTTAAAATCGCtatcaaaatattttttactgtctGTGTCCAGTTGGGGCACTTTACTGAGGACGCAACAGGAAATGGTAGGACATTTTCCAAAGTCAACAGAATTCCCATCCTAGACAAGAATAGGTGTCTTCGTTGTAGGATACTCTGATTTATTGTTCGGACAGCAACGGAAAATTTCTGGTATTACATTCACTTTCTGTCTTGGTGACTAggatcaccaggacaaatagagagaggatcaccaggacaaatagagagaggatcaccaggacaaatagagagaggatcaccaggacaaatagagagggtgaacctccacaggAAGAACCAGGACAACAATAAAACCAGATGACGGATTTACTctgtctaaaacaaaaaaaaaacttttaggtagattaagtaagagttaggccggcttatcagtagataagccgacctaactcagaatctacgccgacttatgtttaacccccttggcggtaaacccgagcgtgactcggggtaggtttccaatgttaggatcggtatccccgagtcacgctcggggtggacgtgcagagtgtgcagcggcgcggcttaccttctcgctggatccacaggcaagttacttaccttgtccctggatccagcgatgccaccccgctgtgtgagcgagcgggacctcctcgctcgattcacagtgtccccgtgtgccgccgatctccgttccctgcgacgttacgacgcacggggggcggagaacggcgccaaattaaaaaaagtaaacaaacactttacatacagtatactgtaatcttatagattacagtactgtatgtaaaaaatacacaccccccctgtccctagtggtctgcccagtgccctgcatgtacttttatataataaaaaatgttctttctccctgaaaactgtagattgtccaaaagtgtccctttatgtcaaaaatggttttagatcagctagaaaacagcgataataaattataatcacttgcagaaatgtgcgatagcgatttgtggggaaatccgtcataaaaaaataaaataatgacagcgataattctgcaactgagcaaatttcagtgattttgagttgattacattattgaataatttttattataattaaattattatttgttataattatttataattatttattatattataatttataattttgttttaaaaaaaaatcatacccgggatgcctacaagactcttgcttggtcagatttaagtgagttatttctaaaaattacaggcctacagtataaaacgccaaatttccttgcaaaataattgtaccgcttttggtacgtaattccagacagaattataccgccagggaggttaagtgtatgctcaaacagagatacgcttaaacatatctaagatacgacggcttgcgctgccctatcttagattgcaatatttcggatggccgctaggtggcgcttccattgcggtcggcgtagaatatgtaaatgagtagatacgccgattcacgaatgtacgcccggccgacgcagtacttttacgccgtttacgttagagataggccgcctaaagttagagctaggcactagttggaatagtaatgttaagtatggccgacgttcccacgtcgaaattcgaaatttttacgccgtttgcgtaagtcggccgtgaatcgggatttacgtcgtttacgtccacgtcaaaatcaataggcccgtgcggcgtacttagccgcaatgcacactgggaaatgtaggcgcccggtgtagtacaaaaaaacgtcaaaaacgtaaggtcaagccttattaacataaaacacgccccccttacacacatttgaatttggtgcccttacgcccgcccgctttaggctacgccgccgtaacatagcaggcaagtacattgtgaatcatgtacttgcctcgctaacttacagcggcgtaactaAAATGCCTTAAgcaacgccgccgcaaagttgcggcaatctttGTGGATCTAGGCATTTAAATCCACTTTAATCTAGACCTGGACAGACGTGCAAACCCCACAGCTTACAATTCAAGGGGCTCCACAGGGATAAATTTgaagactaaagccccatacacactattagaatttctgcagatttttgtcttcagatttaccaaaactttgTAGTGCAAGgggctgcctgattgcatacaaattgaaacactgtaggtttgacctcatattatatagttttggtaaatcttaagacaaaaatctgcagaaaatctaatagtgtgtatggggtcttatggcccaacaattggtgagcataaagagccaacttttg
This window encodes:
- the LOC120936365 gene encoding carbonic anhydrase 15-like, which produces MLQLGITLIILLVQVSGEGQWCYSSQNPACGPDHWKDINHNCGGDHQSPINIEKAKVKRDSHLGDITFNGYDHALSAEWKLMNDGHSVLLSLSGDISIGGAGLPNTYKALQFHFHWGSPTKDGSEHTVDGKQFPLELHIVHMNARYSSVTEAKKDPQGLAVLGILIMVGEADNPSYSPLVSSMKNISLEGDYVQITPTFPLESLLPAHGKLSRYYRYQGSLTTPDCSQAVIWTVFEDPVTISGTQHRILTDTAHFSSQGETPVKMWENFRPPQPLKGRQVLASKDATVSCSPGLCAPVLTLCMICLAVRILLN